AGGCGCTGGTACGGGTCTTCGGCCCGTCGGCCGTCCCCGTCACCGCGCCCAAGACGCTGACCGGCCGGCTCTACGCGGGCGGCGCGGCCCTGGACGTGGCCACGGCCCTGCTCTCCATACGCGACTCGGTCATCCCGCCGACCGCCGGCACCCGTTCCCCCGCGCCCGGCCTCGGCATCGACCTGGTACTCGACGGGCCCCGCGAGACGGCGGTGCGCCACGCGCTGGTCGTCGCCCGCGGCGCCGGCGGCTTCAACTCGGCGCTGGTGCTCAGCCGTTACGGCTGAACCGCGGGCCCTGCCCGTACCGGACACACCACACCCGTAGGAGGTCACCCGTGTCCGAATTCACCCTCTCGCACCTCGTCGCCCTGATCAGAGACTGCGCCGGAGAATCCGATGTGGCCGATCTGAGCGGCGACATCGCCGACATGGCCTTCGACGAACTCGGCTACGACTCGCTCGCCCTGCTGGAACTGTCCGCCCGCATCAAGCAGACCCTCGGCGTCGAGGTCGCGGAGAGCGAGATGCGGACTCCCGGGGGCACGCTCCGGCTCATCAACGAAGCAGTCTCCGGAAGGGAAGCCTGACATGGGAGCGCGCACCGAACACGCCATCGTGATCGACGCCCCGGTCGACCTGGTGTGGACCATGACCAACGACGTCGAGTCCTGGCCCGATCTCTTCGCCGGCTACGCCGAGACGGAGATCCTCCGGGCCACGGACGACGGCATCGACTTCCGGATCAAGACGCACCCGGACGCGAACGGGCGGGTGTGGGAATGGGTGTCCCACCGCGTCCCGGACCGGGAGTCCCTCACCGTCGAGGCGCACCGGATCGAGACGGGTCCCTTCGTCTACATGAAGCTGCACTGGAGCTACCGCGTGACCGGCGAGGGCACCGAGTTGCGCTGGGTGCAGGAATTCGACATGAAGGAAGGCGCCCCGTACGACAACGCCCAGATGACCGCGCATCTCAACGAGATGTCGGAGATCAACATGGGCCGTATCAAGGAGATCGTCGAAACGGCGCACCGCAGCCGGCAGGAGGGCGCCCCCGCCGGCTGACCACCGGGACCGGCACCGGCGGGCCGGGTCGGTGGACCGGCGGGGTGCCGCGGTCTCCGGGTGCAGGCGGGAGGGTCCGGCGGTGCTGCGCACGGAGGGCCCCGGGACCCGGCCGCCTGCCCCGGGCCCGCCCCTCCGGGCGGGTCAGGGCGCCTGGCCGCCGGCGGCCAGGCGCATCAGGTCGGTGGTGAAGTCGACGTCCGCCGCGCCCTGTTCCGCGCGGGTGGCCTGGCCGGCGAACCGGTGCTGGTAGCCGGTCCAGTTGTCGTCGGCGATCTGGCGGGGCGCGTCCGTACGCAGCAGGACGGCCAGTTCGCCCGCCGCCCGGCCGATCCGCCTGCCCAGCTCCGGGGAGCCCCAGTCCTCCGGGGCCGCGTACAGCGACGTGGGGACCGGCAGGGCGCGGAGGAAGGCGAAGAGGGGGCGGAGCTGGTCGTCGGTGACCATCGCGTGCCTGGCGGTGCCGCCGGTGGCCGCGAGGATCACGGGCACGGCGATGAGCAGGTCGTTGTCGATCAGGTCGGCGAACGACTTGAAGAGGCCGCTGATCCCCGCCTTGTAGACGGGCGTGGCCGCGATCACCGCGTCGGCCCCGGCCAGCCGGGAGATCGCCTCGCTCACCGCCTCGGTGGGGAAGCCGGAGACGAGGGAGCGCGCGATCTCGGTGGCCAGCGGCCCGAGGTCGAGCATCGTCACGGTGGCCGGGATGCCGGCCGCGCCCAGGTTGTCGATGCTCTGCTGCGCGATCCGGCCGGCCAGCCGGCGGGTCGAGGACTCCTCGCTGACACCGGCGTTGATGACGACGATCGTGCGTTCCGTGCTCATGTCGGCCTCCTTCGCTGTGATCGGGCGTGGCTGGGGCGGGGGTCGGGGCGGGGGTCAGGGCGGGGGCTGGCGGCTATCAGGGCCTCCGTCAGCTCCCGCAGCGTTTCCATGGCCTGCGGGTCCAGGGCCCGCGTCATCACCTCGCGGACCTGCCGCGCGTGGGCGCGGCCCAGGCTGCGGTACGTCTCGCGGCCCCGGGCGGTGAGCGCGACGCGGCAGGCGCGGGCGTCGTCGGGGTCGTCGCGGCGTTCGACGTACCCCCGCGTCTCCAGCCGGGCGACCAGGCGCGACACGCCGGCCTGGGTGAGCAGCGCGTCCTCCATCAGCTCGGTGATCCGGCGCCCGTCGTCCGCGTCGGACAGGGCGTGCAGGACGGCGTACTCGCGCGGAAGCACGTCGCCCCAGTCGCCGGTGTACTCGAACTCGCGGGCGATCGTGGCCTGGGCCCGCAGCAACGACTCCCAGGCCGCGAGCGCGATCTGCGTGGTGTTCGCCATCACCGCACCACGGGGAACTCGGCCCGCACCGCCGGGTCGCTGTCCTGGTACGGCATGGTGCCGGACAGGTTGTCGCCGCGGTTCGGGTTCGGCCGCGGCCGGCGCGGTTCCGCGTCCCCGTACTTGGCGGTGACGAGCGACTCGTGCGTCGGCGCGTCCGGCACGCCCTCCGCCCGGCGCGACTCCAGCTCCCTGCGCAGGACCGGCACGACCTCGGTGCCCAGCAGCTCGACCTGCTCCAGCGCCGTCTCCACCGGCAGCGCGAGGCCGTCGAGCGCGAACAGCTGCCGCTGGTAGTCGCCGAAGCCCTCCTGGAAGGTGAGGACCTTGTCGATGACCTCCTGCGGGCTGCCCACGGTCAGCGGGGTGGCCGCCATGTGGTCTTCGAGCCGGGACCCGCGGAACATCGGGTAGTTCTCGAAGTACGGGCGGAAGCGTTCCACCGCGTCCTGCGACCGCGCGGCGATGAAGGACATCCCGCCCAGGCCGACGATGGCCTGCTCGGGCGTGCCGTGGCCGTAGTGCGCGTACCGCTGCCGGTAGAGGTCGACCAGCCGCTTGAAGTGGAAGTTCGGCGCCAGGATGTGGTTGGCGAAGAACCCGTTCCCGTAGTACGCGGCCTGCTCGGCGATCTCCGGCGAGCGGATCGAGCCGTGCCAGACGAACGGCGGTACGTCGTCCAGCGGCCGCGGCGTGGCGGTGAAGCCCTGCAGCGGGGTGCGGTACTTGCCCTCCCAGTCGACGACGTCCTCGCGCCACAGCCGGTGCAGCAGGTTGTAGTTCTCCAGCGCGAGTCCGACGCCCTCGCGGATGTCCTTCCCGAACCACGGATAGACCGGCACGGTGTTGCCGCGCCCCACCATCAGGTCCAGCCGCCCCTTCGCGACATGCTGGAGCATGGCGTAGTCCTCGGCGATCTTCACCGGGTCGTTCGTGGTCATGAGGGTGACCGAGGTGCTGAGCATGATGCGCCGCGTCTGCGCGGCGATGTACCCGAGGAGGGTCGGCGGGGACGACGGGATGAAGGGCGGATTGTGGTGCTCGCCCAGCGCGAACACGTCCAGCCCCACCTCGTCGGCCCGCTTCGCGACCCGGACGATGTTGTCGATCCGCTCGGCCTCGCTGTAGGTGCGGCCGGTCAGCGGGTCGGGTGCGATGTCGCCGACGCTGAAGATCCCGAACTGCATGATCCTCTCCTCTCCACTCCGCGCGTCCCGCCGGGGCGCGTGGGCGCGTACCCCCCTCAACAACATGACTGCTCATGTATTCCGGGAGGGGTAGGCGCGCGGCGCGGACGGACGGATCACGCACGGAGGGGACGCGGGCGGCCTCGGCAGCCCATACTGGGCTTCCGATGAAAAAAGCATCCGCGCCTCGGCGCCACCTGCCCACCAGCCCCTTCGACGCGCCCGTCGTCCCCGCGGTCAAGACGTTCGCGCCCGGCGACAAGGTCACACACGACCGGTACGGCCTGGGCACGATCGTCGCCGCCGAGAACGGCGTCGCGATGCTCGTGGACTTCGGCTCGTGCCAAGTCCGAGTCACCGCCCCGTACGATCAGATGGAAAAGCTCTGAAAGCACGCGGCCGGGCGGTCCGATGACCGCGTACCGCACAGCAAGGGGCCGTGCCCTGCGGCACGGCCCCTTGCGCTACGGCTTACGCCGCGTCGTCCCGGATCAGACGATGCGGATGTTCTCCGCCTGCAGGCCCTTCTGGCCCTGAACGACGTCGAACTCCACCTGCTGGCCCTCGACCAGCTCGCGGAAGCCCTGCGCGTCGATGTTGGAGTGGTGCGCGAAGACGTCGGCGCCGCCGCCGTCCTGGGCGATGAATCCGAAGCCCTTTTCGCTGTTGAACCACTTCACGGTGCCGTTTGCCATGGCTTGTGTCTCCTTCTTGGGGGGCATACCGGGCGCATACGTGTGCATGATCCCGCGTCGCCGCGATGAATTCCCGATCCGGAGCAAGCACCGAAAAACAAAAATGCGCCCGAGGTCAGAGCCGACAGGCGCACACAAAGTAAATGGGAACCACAACTGCAACTGCTTCAGACTAACACAGCCATCCGAACGGCCGCGGCCGTTCGCCTCAGTGCGGCGGTGGGAAACGGAGAGTGACCGTCAGGCCACCCCCCGGGGCCGGCGCGGCGGTGAGGGTGGCGGCGTGGGCCAGCCGCTGGTGCAGGTTCTGCTCGCTGATGCGGCGCGCGGCCGCCGTCATGGACGCGACGGGGCGCAGCGCGCGGCCCGCCAGCCACCAGCCGAGGAACCCGGCCAGCAGCGCCAGGACCAGGACGCCGACCGCGGACCAGAGGACCATCTGCCGCAGCGCGGTGTCCTGGACGGCCTGGACGGTCTCCGCCATCTTCCTGATCTCGGCGTAGTCGCCGGGGGCCCGCGCCCCGGAGGCGTCCGTGGGGTGGGCGCCGGTGAGCGGCGGGCCGGCGGTCGAGTGGTACGAGATGTCCAGGCCGTCGACCTTCTCGGCCGCCCCGTGCCGGGCCAGGACCACGACGAAGGCCAGCAGGCCGGTGCCGGTGAGGAGGAAGAGGCCGGTGATCGCCGCGGTGAGGCGGGCGCGGAACGGCAGCCGGCGCGCCAGCGCGCGGGGGTTCAGCCGCACAGCCGGTAGCCCTCTCCGGTGTCGGCGGCGATCACGCCGCCTCCGCCGGGCTTGCCGCGCAGCCGGCTGACGGTGGCGCGGACGGCGCTGGTGCGCGGGTCGAGGTGCTCGTCCCAGACGCTACGGACGAGGGTGTCGTGCGGCACCGGCGCGCCCCCGGCCCGTAGCAGCAGGTGCAGCACGGCGAACTCCCGGGGCGTCAGGTCCACGGGCCGGCCGTGCGCGTGGACGCGGTGCCGGACCGGGTCCAGGACGATGCCCGCGAACTCCAGCGCGCCGGGCGCCGGTTTCTGCGCCCTGCGGCTCAGGGTGCGTACCCGCGCGACGAGTTCGGCGAAGTCGAAGGGCTTGGCCAGGTAGTCGTCGGCGCCGAGCGCGGTCAGCCCGTAGACCTTGCAGGTGACCTCGCCCGCGGCCGTCAGCATCAGGATCCGCGGCGGGCCCCCGGCCGCGCGCAGCCGTCGGCACACCTCGTCGCCGCTGAGGCCCGGCAGGTCGCGGTCGAGGATCAGCACGTCGTACGCGGTGAGCAGGCACATCCGCTCGGCCTCGTCGCCGGCGTGGGCGACGTCGACCGCCATGGCCTGGCGGCGCAGGCCGGTGGCGACGGTACGCGCCAGGATGCGGTGGTCCTCCGCTACCAGGACTCTCATCGCCCCATCGAAGCAGGACGGCGATTGCAGCCGCGTAAGTGCGCTGACGCCGCCGTCACGCACGTGTCCGGCCGCGGGCGCCGGGCCGCTTTCCCGCCCTGCCGGTCACTCCGCGGGATCCGGCGCGGACGGGCGCGGGCGTCCTCCGGACTCCTCGAAGTGGGCGGCGGTCTCGGCGTCCGCCGGGTAGTACGACTCGATGGCGACCTCGGCCAGCGTGATGTCCACCGGCGTGCCGAACGTGGTGATCGTGGAGAAGAGCCGCAGCTCACGCCCGGCCACGCGGAGGACCATCGGGATCACGACGTCGGACGCGCCCGCCGGGCCGGGGCCGACCGGGTCCGCATCCGGCGGGTCCGCGGCGCCCGGAGCCAGCAGCTCGTCGTAGAGCGCGGTGAGTTCGGGGTCGGGGGCGAGGGCGAGCTGGCGGCGGATCCGGGCGCGGAACACGGTGCGTACGTCGTCCAGGTTGACCACCAGCGGGGCGAAGCCGCGCGGGTCGAGGCCCAGCCGGACGAGGTTGACCGGCGGCCGCAGCAGGGCGGGGTCGACGCCGGCGAAGAACGGCTCGACCGCACGGTTGGTGCGCAGGATGTTCCACCGGCGGTCGAAGGCCACCGCGGGGTACGGCTCGTGGGCGCGCAGCACCCGGGCGACCGCGGCCCCGGCCGCCGCCAGCGCCTCGTCGTCCAGGGGCCGCTCGGGGTAGCGGGGGGCGAAGCCGGCGGCGAGGAGCAGCCGGTTGCGCTCGCGCAGCGGCACGGTGAGATGGCCGGCGAGGCGGAGCACCATGGCGGCGCTCGGGTTGGTCTTGCCCGTCTCGATGAGGCTGACGTGGCGGGCCGAGACGCCGGCGGCGAGCGCGAGATCGAGCTGGCTGAGGCGCCTGCGGTGCCGCCACTGCCGCAGGAGGTCACCGATGGTGGGCACGGTCCCGAGGGTACGCACCGCGGCCTCGTACGCCCATGAAATGCCATGTCATCGACAGCCGCCGCGACCGCGGAAACACTGCGTCCCATGACCGCAGAGAGCAACAAGACCCTCGTCGGACAGGCACTCGCCGCTCTGGTCGAGACGGGCAGCACCGACGGCCTCGCGCCGCTGCTGCACGACGACTTCGTCCACCACCGGCCCGACGCGACCACCTCGGACAAGACGGCCTGGCTGGCCGCCGTACGCGCGGCGCTCATCCCGCTCGCCGGCATGCGGGTCGAGATCCACCACCTGCTGGCCGACGGCGACCACGTCGTCATGCACTCCCGGCGGTGGCTCCCCGGCGGCGGGCCGGAGATCACGGTGGCCGACGTCTGGCGGATCGAGGACGGGCTGATCGCGGAAGCCTGGGAGATCATCGAGCCGGCGGCGCAGGCCGCCGCCCATCTGTCGTGGTGGGAGACGCCCGCGGGCGAACCGGGCCGCGCGTAGCCTCGTCTTCCACTGGACACGGGGAATGCGGGAGGGGAGACGCATGTTCGGCATCATTCGGCCGTGCCGCTGCCGGCTGCCGAAGGGGCTCGCCAAGGAGTGGCTGGGGCATTTGTGCGGGCTGTGCCTGGCGCTGCGCGGCCAGGGCGGGCAGGTCGCGCGGGCGGCCACCAACCACGACGGGCTGCTCATATCTGTGCTGTACGACGCGCAGGCCGCCCCGGCGGAGGGCAAGGCCGGCGGCGGATGGCGCACCGCCGGGCCGTGCCCGCTGCGCCGGATGCGGCGGGCGGAGGTGGCGCACGGGGACGGGGCGCAACTGGCGGCCGTGGTGTCGCTGCTGCTGGCCTCGGCGAAGATCCGCGACCACGTCGCCGACGGCGACGGGGCGCTGGCGCGGCCGGTGCTGGCCGCCCCGGCGCGGCGGGTGGCCGGGGGCTGGGAGGCGGCCGGGGCCCGGGGCGGCGCCGGGCTGGGGTTCGACACCGGGGTGCTCGTCGAGGCGGTGGAGCGGCAGCGGGAGGTGGAGGCGCTGGCGGGGCCCGGCACGTCGGTGCTGGTGGTGACCGAGCCGACGGAGCTGGCGACGGCGGCGGCGTTCGCGCACACCGCGAAGCTGGCGGGCCGGCCCGGGAACGAGGCCGCGCTGGCCGAGGCCGGCCGCCTCTTCGGCCGGGTCGCGCACCTGCTGGACGCCGTACAGGACGCGGAGGACGACCGCCGCACGGGCGCGTGGAACCCGATCACGGCGACGGCCACTCCCCCCGCCCGGGTACGGCAGTTGTGCGACGACGCGACCCGCGGCGTGGCACTCGCCCTGGCGGACGCGGAGTTCACCGACGACCGGCTGGTCCGCGCCCTGCTGGTCGGCGAGCTGGAACGGGCGGTCCGCCGCACCTTCGCCCACGCGGGCGGCGGGTTCGGCCCGCCGCCGCCGGAGTTCGTACCGCTGGGGCAGGGCGAGGAGGAGACGGAGCGGCACACCGACAGGAGCGGCTGTTGCGAGGGCTGCGGCGAAATGTGCAACTGGTGCCAGTGCTGCGGCGGCGACGATGACGGCGACGACGGCGGTTGCTGCGACTGCGATTGCGGTTGCTGCGACTGCAGTTGCTAGCTAGTGCTGTGACCGCATAGGTTCGCCGGTTCGGATGCCTTACAGGTTGTCCGCATAGAAGCTGGTGAGTCGTTCGACGGCGGCGTCGACGTATTCGGGTTCGTCGTACATCTCGTAGTGGCCGGCGCCGTCGATCACCATGAGGTCGACGGGGTTGGGGGCCAGCTTCCATAGCTGCATGCCGGTGTCGTAGGAGCCGGTGTTGCCGATGCGTCCGGCGAGGATGACCTGCAGTGGCTGGGTCATGAGCTGGTCGACCAGGTGGAACGCGTCGTAGCCCAGCAGGAGGGAGTCGCTGCGCGAGAGGCGGCGGTTGGTGGAGTGCTCGCTGCCACCCCGCTCGGTGCGGTAGTAGGTGATGGCCTGGGTGGTGTCGATGTCGGTCATACCGGCTGCCGCGGCGTCCTCCAGGGTGTCGGGCAGCCAGTTCACACGGGTCATCTCGCCGGAGCGTGTCTCTTCGATGCGCGCGTCGGCGAGGGCGTCGAGTGCGGCTGCCGGGCCGTCGGGCTGGAAGCTGCGGAACGAGGTGCCCATGTTGCCGGGAACGACGGTTCCGACCGCCTTGATGCGGTGGTCCGTGCGGGCGGTGTGCACGGCGTAGCCGCCGCCGGCGCAGATGCCGAGGACGCCGATGCGCTGCGGGTCGATGCCGGGGATCGCGCCGAGTGCGTCGATGGCGTAGGAGATGTCCTCACCGCGGCGGTAGGGGTCTTCGAAGTCGCGGGGCTCGCCTCCGCTCTGCCCTTGGTGAGCCGGATCGAAGACGAGCGCCGCGATGCCGCGGGCGGCGAGGCGGGACGCGTAGTTCGCGCCGATCTGCTCCTTCACGCTGCTGCCGGGCGTGGAGAGCACCACGGCGCGCAGCGGCGCGGTGCTGTCGGCGTTGTCGGGCAGGTGGAGGTCGGCCGCGAGCTCGATCGGTCCGCGCGGGATCGTGAGGTGCTGAAGCATGCGTGGCTTCCTTGGTGAGATGGTTGTTCCATAGGAGTCCAGTACAGAATAATGTCTTGTACGATCTGAAACTAATACGAGACCGTACCACCTGGATGGAGGCTCGCATGCCGGTCGACGGGGCGCAGCTGTGGACGCTGAACCAGCGGCTGCTGGGCGTCGTGATGGATGCCTGCACGCGGGAGCTGGCGGAACTCGGGTTGGAGACGAAGGAGTTCTTCGTCCTGGCCGAGGTGGAGGCATCGCCGTACCCGGCCGAGATCGCGACTGCGCTGCTGCTGCCCAAGGCGAGCGTGACGGTCTACGTTCGCAACCTCGTTGCCAAGGGCTTTGTCCGCCGCGAGATCGACGAGGCGGACTTGCGGCGTCATCGGCTCGTACTGACCGCCGAGGGCACACAAGCACGCGACCGAGCACGTGCAGCGCTCGCGGCGGAGTACGACCGCAGACTGGCGATGGTTACCCCCCAGGACCGCGTCGAGCTGCAACGCATCCTCAAAGCGATGCTCGCCGCGCCCGCGTCAGGCCGTACGCGCGAGTGATTCGTCTGTCCGGTGCTCTGCTGCACCTTCGGGTTGCGACCGCATGGATTCGTCAGACCGTTCAGCTCGCGACGGCAAGGGACGTCCACCCCAGCGGATGCCCTTCTCGCTTCGGATACGGACACGTTCGCGACGCTGCGCCGCGCCCAGGATGCATAGCGCACCGAACCGGTGCTGCCCCGGCGCACGATCTGCTCCAGCTTCTGCCCCTCGTGGTCGGTCAACCTGCGCACATGGACAGGCTCAGCCACCACACTCCCAACGGTCGGATCGGACGTCTCCGGACATCCACCTGCTGGAACTGCCGACCCGGGGTACCTTCCCGGTCAGAGCAGTAGACCCGGGGGCGGAGGGGGCGCGGGGTGATCGATCCGCGCTGGGTGTTCGTCAGCGCCGTGCTCGGGATGGCGGGCAGTGTCCGGTACGCGTACGCCATCGTGCGCGGCACCGTTCGGCCGCATCCCGTGACGTGGTCGCTGTGGGCCGCGGTGCCGCTGATCGCGTTCTCCGCGCGGCTCGACTCCGGCGTGGGGCTGCCCGCGGTGCAGACGCTGGTGGCGGGGGCCGGGCCGCTGGTGGTCGTGGTGACCGGGGTGTGCACGCGGCGTAACCTGGCGCGGCTCGGGGCCTTCGACCTCGCCTGCGCGGTCGCCGCCTGCGCCGCGCTCGGGGCGTGGCTGGGGCTCGGCGAGGCGGCGCTGGCCGTGGTGTCCGCCGTGGCGGCCGACGCGGCGGCGGCACTGCCGACCGTCGTGAAGGCGTGGCACGACCCGGCCTCGGAGAACCTCCTCTTCTACGTCCTCGTCGGCACCGGCGCCACGGTCACGCTGCTGACGATCACCTCGTGGTCCCCGGCGGCCTGGGCGTTCGCGGCGTACGTCCTCACGCTCAGCGTCTCGCTGGTGGCCATCGTGTCGGGCCGGCGGCGGGCGCTGCGGTACGCGTAGGGCGGGCACCGCGCCCGCCCTACGCGCGCACCGCGGTCAGCCCTGGTCGAGCATCGACTTCATCGCGTCGATCTCGGCTTCCTGGGAGCTGATGATCTGCCCGGCCATCTCCTTCGCCGGCGGGTACGAACCGTCCGCCTGCTCGGTCTCGGCCATGGCGACGGCACCCTCGTGGTGCTCGATCATCATCTCCATGAAGGCCGTGTCGAACGCGGCGCCCTCCGCCTTCTCCAGGCTCTTCATGTCCTCGGCGGTCATCATCCCGCCGGCGGAGCCGTGCATGGAGTGGTCCATCTCGCCTTCCGCGGGGACGTCCTCGCCCCAGGAGGTGAGCCAGCCGGAGAGCGTCTCGATCTCCGGGTCCTGGGCCTTCTTGATCTCCGCGGCGAGCTTCTTCACCTCGTCGGACGCGGCCCGCTCAGGCGCGAGGCCGGCCATCTCCACGGCCTGGCGGTGGTGGGGGATCATCCCCTTGGCGAAGGTGACGTCGGCGGCGTTCTGCTCCTTCTGGGAGTCGGCGGGGCTGGACGCGGAAGCACCGCCGTGCTTGCCGTGGTCTCCCGACTCGTCGTCGTTGCCGCCGCAGGCGGCGAGGAGGAGGGCGACCGCGCCCGCGGTCGCCGCCGCGGCGCCGCGGCGGGACAGGGAACGTGTGCGGATCATGACTGTGCAACTCCTTCGCGCGCGCCGCTGCGGGCGCGCGGAACGTACGGATGTCCTGGCATGCGGCAGCACGGCACGGGCCCTGCACAGGGCGGCGTACGAGGGTCGTACGGGGGAATGCCGTGCGGGCCGCCGCTATATCCGCAGGAGTTGCAGCTCGGCGAGATCCGGCGGCGTCCGGTCCGGCAGCCCGGCGGCGGGCCCGGCTATCGGCGCGGGCGCGGCGGCGGGAGCGCCGGGCAGGGCGCCGGCGAGGGCGGGCGGCGCGTACGCGGAGGACGTGCCGGCGGCGGCACACGTACGGTCGGCGTGGGCGAGGTGCCCGGAGCCCCCGTCGGTATGGGAGCAGGCGTCACCGGCGGGCGTGGCGACGGGGGTCTGTTCCACGGGCGCGTGGGAAGCGGGGGACGCGGGGGTCTGCGCCGCGGGGACGAACGCCGCGGGGACGTGCCCCGCGGAAGCCTCCGGCGTCCCGGGGACCGGCAGAGGCGTCTGCGCCGGCATCGCCGCCGGCGCCTCCGCCCCGCCGTGGCCCGGCGCCATGGCCGTCGGCCGCTCCGGGGCCGGCGCACCGCCGGGGCCCAGCGCGTGCATGCCCAGCACGCCCGCCAGCACCGCGAGCACC
The Streptomyces sp. CNQ-509 DNA segment above includes these coding regions:
- a CDS encoding acyl carrier protein, which produces MSEFTLSHLVALIRDCAGESDVADLSGDIADMAFDELGYDSLALLELSARIKQTLGVEVAESEMRTPGGTLRLINEAVSGREA
- a CDS encoding SRPBCC family protein encodes the protein MGARTEHAIVIDAPVDLVWTMTNDVESWPDLFAGYAETEILRATDDGIDFRIKTHPDANGRVWEWVSHRVPDRESLTVEAHRIETGPFVYMKLHWSYRVTGEGTELRWVQEFDMKEGAPYDNAQMTAHLNEMSEINMGRIKEIVETAHRSRQEGAPAG
- a CDS encoding CE1759 family FMN reductase yields the protein MSTERTIVVINAGVSEESSTRRLAGRIAQQSIDNLGAAGIPATVTMLDLGPLATEIARSLVSGFPTEAVSEAISRLAGADAVIAATPVYKAGISGLFKSFADLIDNDLLIAVPVILAATGGTARHAMVTDDQLRPLFAFLRALPVPTSLYAAPEDWGSPELGRRIGRAAGELAVLLRTDAPRQIADDNWTGYQHRFAGQATRAEQGAADVDFTTDLMRLAAGGQAP
- a CDS encoding MarR family winged helix-turn-helix transcriptional regulator, which encodes MANTTQIALAAWESLLRAQATIAREFEYTGDWGDVLPREYAVLHALSDADDGRRITELMEDALLTQAGVSRLVARLETRGYVERRDDPDDARACRVALTARGRETYRSLGRAHARQVREVMTRALDPQAMETLRELTEALIAASPRPDPRPDPRPSHARSQRRRPT
- a CDS encoding CE1758 family FMN-dependent luciferase-like monooxygenase translates to MQFGIFSVGDIAPDPLTGRTYSEAERIDNIVRVAKRADEVGLDVFALGEHHNPPFIPSSPPTLLGYIAAQTRRIMLSTSVTLMTTNDPVKIAEDYAMLQHVAKGRLDLMVGRGNTVPVYPWFGKDIREGVGLALENYNLLHRLWREDVVDWEGKYRTPLQGFTATPRPLDDVPPFVWHGSIRSPEIAEQAAYYGNGFFANHILAPNFHFKRLVDLYRQRYAHYGHGTPEQAIVGLGGMSFIAARSQDAVERFRPYFENYPMFRGSRLEDHMAATPLTVGSPQEVIDKVLTFQEGFGDYQRQLFALDGLALPVETALEQVELLGTEVVPVLRRELESRRAEGVPDAPTHESLVTAKYGDAEPRRPRPNPNRGDNLSGTMPYQDSDPAVRAEFPVVR
- a CDS encoding cold-shock protein, yielding MANGTVKWFNSEKGFGFIAQDGGGADVFAHHSNIDAQGFRELVEGQQVEFDVVQGQKGLQAENIRIV
- a CDS encoding HAMP domain-containing protein, whose translation is MRLNPRALARRLPFRARLTAAITGLFLLTGTGLLAFVVVLARHGAAEKVDGLDISYHSTAGPPLTGAHPTDASGARAPGDYAEIRKMAETVQAVQDTALRQMVLWSAVGVLVLALLAGFLGWWLAGRALRPVASMTAAARRISEQNLHQRLAHAATLTAAPAPGGGLTVTLRFPPPH
- a CDS encoding response regulator transcription factor; the encoded protein is MRVLVAEDHRILARTVATGLRRQAMAVDVAHAGDEAERMCLLTAYDVLILDRDLPGLSGDEVCRRLRAAGGPPRILMLTAAGEVTCKVYGLTALGADDYLAKPFDFAELVARVRTLSRRAQKPAPGALEFAGIVLDPVRHRVHAHGRPVDLTPREFAVLHLLLRAGGAPVPHDTLVRSVWDEHLDPRTSAVRATVSRLRGKPGGGGVIAADTGEGYRLCG
- a CDS encoding helix-turn-helix domain-containing protein codes for the protein MPTIGDLLRQWRHRRRLSQLDLALAAGVSARHVSLIETGKTNPSAAMVLRLAGHLTVPLRERNRLLLAAGFAPRYPERPLDDEALAAAGAAVARVLRAHEPYPAVAFDRRWNILRTNRAVEPFFAGVDPALLRPPVNLVRLGLDPRGFAPLVVNLDDVRTVFRARIRRQLALAPDPELTALYDELLAPGAADPPDADPVGPGPAGASDVVIPMVLRVAGRELRLFSTITTFGTPVDITLAEVAIESYYPADAETAAHFEESGGRPRPSAPDPAE
- a CDS encoding nuclear transport factor 2 family protein, giving the protein MTAESNKTLVGQALAALVETGSTDGLAPLLHDDFVHHRPDATTSDKTAWLAAVRAALIPLAGMRVEIHHLLADGDHVVMHSRRWLPGGGPEITVADVWRIEDGLIAEAWEIIEPAAQAAAHLSWWETPAGEPGRA
- a CDS encoding DUF5685 family protein, translating into MFGIIRPCRCRLPKGLAKEWLGHLCGLCLALRGQGGQVARAATNHDGLLISVLYDAQAAPAEGKAGGGWRTAGPCPLRRMRRAEVAHGDGAQLAAVVSLLLASAKIRDHVADGDGALARPVLAAPARRVAGGWEAAGARGGAGLGFDTGVLVEAVERQREVEALAGPGTSVLVVTEPTELATAAAFAHTAKLAGRPGNEAALAEAGRLFGRVAHLLDAVQDAEDDRRTGAWNPITATATPPARVRQLCDDATRGVALALADAEFTDDRLVRALLVGELERAVRRTFAHAGGGFGPPPPEFVPLGQGEEETERHTDRSGCCEGCGEMCNWCQCCGGDDDGDDGGCCDCDCGCCDCSC
- a CDS encoding alpha/beta hydrolase, whose protein sequence is MLQHLTIPRGPIELAADLHLPDNADSTAPLRAVVLSTPGSSVKEQIGANYASRLAARGIAALVFDPAHQGQSGGEPRDFEDPYRRGEDISYAIDALGAIPGIDPQRIGVLGICAGGGYAVHTARTDHRIKAVGTVVPGNMGTSFRSFQPDGPAAALDALADARIEETRSGEMTRVNWLPDTLEDAAAAGMTDIDTTQAITYYRTERGGSEHSTNRRLSRSDSLLLGYDAFHLVDQLMTQPLQVILAGRIGNTGSYDTGMQLWKLAPNPVDLMVIDGAGHYEMYDEPEYVDAAVERLTSFYADNL
- a CDS encoding MarR family winged helix-turn-helix transcriptional regulator → MPVDGAQLWTLNQRLLGVVMDACTRELAELGLETKEFFVLAEVEASPYPAEIATALLLPKASVTVYVRNLVAKGFVRREIDEADLRRHRLVLTAEGTQARDRARAALAAEYDRRLAMVTPQDRVELQRILKAMLAAPASGRTRE
- a CDS encoding DUF305 domain-containing protein translates to MIRTRSLSRRGAAAATAGAVALLLAACGGNDDESGDHGKHGGASASSPADSQKEQNAADVTFAKGMIPHHRQAVEMAGLAPERAASDEVKKLAAEIKKAQDPEIETLSGWLTSWGEDVPAEGEMDHSMHGSAGGMMTAEDMKSLEKAEGAAFDTAFMEMMIEHHEGAVAMAETEQADGSYPPAKEMAGQIISSQEAEIDAMKSMLDQG
- a CDS encoding DUF6153 family protein, which codes for MGPRRRPAGRLFVLLVLAVLAGVLGMHALGPGGAPAPERPTAMAPGHGGAEAPAAMPAQTPLPVPGTPEASAGHVPAAFVPAAQTPASPASHAPVEQTPVATPAGDACSHTDGGSGHLAHADRTCAAAGTSSAYAPPALAGALPGAPAAAPAPIAGPAAGLPDRTPPDLAELQLLRI